One window of Desulfovibrio aminophilus genomic DNA carries:
- a CDS encoding monovalent cation/H+ antiporter subunit D family protein yields MTATIESAKLLIPLAVTLVAPFAIWFNRRDVNKREAMSFIAAAVAFLTILTFVPGVLKGEIYTYTLFTILPGITVSFVADGLGMIFALIATFLWGFATSYNVGYMRGLNEHAQTRYYFCFAVAIFGAVGVAFSANVFTLYLFYEVITVFTYPLVAHHQDADGFAGARKYLVYLMGTSKLFLLPAMVLTYVLCGTLDMSLGNVVNGMFPADVVAKHPNLVRLTYALYICGLAKAALMPFHNWLPSAMVAPTPVSALLHAVAVVKAGVFSVSRIILSGFGVQTMDVLGLGLPTAYLAALTIVAASFIALTKDDIKARLAYSTVSQLSYVIIGVAMLTPMAVQGGVMHIAHHAFSKITLFFGAGAIYVATHLKKISLMNGLGRKMPWTFGAFGLASLSMIGMPPVCGFVSKWYLVNGTLQTGQIVLLVALLMSTALNAGYFVPIFYRAFFMKPVVDVEKYKEAPLTMVVPLCFTALVSVALGFYPQLFQDFVRIFGNY; encoded by the coding sequence ATGACCGCGACAATCGAAAGCGCCAAGCTCCTCATTCCCCTTGCGGTGACCCTGGTGGCGCCCTTCGCCATCTGGTTCAACCGGCGCGACGTGAACAAGCGCGAGGCCATGTCCTTCATCGCCGCCGCGGTGGCCTTCCTGACGATCCTCACGTTCGTTCCCGGGGTGCTCAAGGGCGAGATCTACACCTATACGCTGTTCACGATCCTGCCGGGCATCACGGTGAGCTTCGTGGCCGACGGCCTGGGCATGATCTTCGCGCTCATCGCCACGTTCCTCTGGGGCTTCGCCACCAGCTACAACGTCGGCTACATGCGCGGGCTCAACGAGCACGCCCAGACCCGCTACTACTTCTGCTTCGCGGTGGCCATCTTCGGCGCCGTGGGCGTGGCCTTCTCCGCCAACGTGTTCACGCTCTACCTCTTCTACGAGGTGATCACCGTCTTCACGTATCCCCTGGTCGCCCACCACCAGGACGCCGACGGCTTCGCCGGCGCGCGCAAGTACCTGGTCTACCTCATGGGCACGTCCAAGCTCTTCCTGCTCCCGGCCATGGTCCTGACCTACGTGCTCTGCGGCACCCTGGACATGAGCCTGGGCAACGTGGTCAACGGCATGTTCCCGGCCGACGTGGTGGCCAAGCATCCGAACCTGGTCCGCCTGACCTACGCCCTGTATATCTGCGGCCTGGCCAAGGCGGCCCTGATGCCGTTCCACAACTGGCTGCCCTCCGCGATGGTCGCGCCCACGCCGGTCTCGGCCCTGCTGCACGCGGTGGCCGTGGTCAAGGCGGGCGTGTTCTCCGTGAGCCGGATCATCCTCTCCGGCTTCGGCGTGCAGACCATGGACGTCCTCGGCCTGGGCCTGCCCACCGCCTACCTGGCGGCCCTGACCATCGTGGCGGCCTCGTTCATCGCCCTGACCAAGGACGACATCAAGGCCCGGCTGGCCTACTCCACGGTGAGCCAGCTCTCCTACGTCATCATCGGCGTGGCCATGCTCACGCCCATGGCCGTGCAGGGCGGCGTCATGCACATCGCCCACCACGCCTTCTCCAAGATCACCCTGTTCTTCGGCGCCGGCGCGATCTACGTGGCCACGCACCTGAAGAAGATCAGCCTGATGAACGGCCTGGGGCGCAAGATGCCATGGACCTTCGGGGCCTTCGGCCTGGCGTCCCTGTCCATGATCGGCATGCCGCCGGTCTGCGGCTTCGTCTCCAAGTGGTATCTGGTCAACGGCACGCTCCAGACCGGGCAGATCGTGCTCCTGGTGGCGCTGCTCATGTCCACGGCGCTCAACGCCGGCTACTTCGTGCCGATCTTCTACCGGGCCTTCTTCATGAAGCCGGTGGTGGACGTCGAGAAATACAAGGAAGCGCCCCTGACCATGGTCGTGCCGCTGTGCTTCACGGCCCTCGTCTCCGTGGCCCTGGGCTTCTATCCGCAATTGTTCCAGGACTTCGTCCGCATCTTCGGGAACTACTAG
- a CDS encoding NADH-quinone oxidoreductase subunit C, translating to MIQTVLDQLSPQCVTKCDYAKTGIHWSVFLSASEIVRAAKLLHKEEYFLESVTAIDAKEGYLVVYLFDHMDRPCRVALRVLVSHAAPKLPSIAGVFHGAEWHERETLDFYGIEFSGNPNLVPLLLPADLDVHPLQKEEGARVALADLLTPCEVVRAVPGFDLLTPKAEDEGKKAKAAEATGA from the coding sequence ATGATCCAGACCGTCCTCGACCAGCTGTCTCCCCAGTGCGTGACCAAGTGCGACTACGCCAAGACCGGCATCCATTGGTCCGTGTTTCTGTCCGCCTCCGAGATCGTCCGCGCCGCCAAGCTCCTCCATAAGGAAGAATACTTCCTGGAGAGCGTCACGGCCATCGACGCCAAGGAGGGCTACCTGGTGGTCTACCTCTTCGACCACATGGACCGTCCCTGCCGCGTCGCCCTGCGGGTGCTCGTGTCCCACGCCGCCCCCAAGCTGCCCTCCATCGCGGGGGTGTTCCACGGCGCGGAGTGGCACGAGCGCGAGACCCTCGACTTCTACGGCATCGAGTTCAGCGGCAACCCCAACCTGGTGCCCCTGCTGCTGCCCGCGGACCTGGACGTGCATCCCCTCCAGAAGGAGGAGGGCGCCCGGGTCGCGCTGGCGGATCTGCTGACCCCCTGCGAGGTGGTGCGGGCCGTGCCGGGCTTCGACCTCCTGACCCCCAAGGCCGAGGACGAGGGCAAGAAGGCCAAGGCCGCCGAGGCAACCGGGGCCTGA
- a CDS encoding NADH-quinone oxidoreductase subunit B codes for MAAQDSAVVKPECLTAGGARIDPPIIKVEAVQNILDICRAMSLWPMTFGLACCAIEMMAVGMARFDISRFGAEVFRPSPRQSDLMIVAGTVTKKMAPAVVRLYEQMPAPKYVMALGNCAISGGPFRFKGQYGIVEGVDNLIPVDVYVPGCPPRPEGLLEGLFEIQKKMTGRRWWPNPVQGGGK; via the coding sequence ATGGCCGCACAAGATTCGGCTGTAGTCAAGCCGGAGTGCCTCACCGCCGGCGGAGCGCGCATCGATCCGCCGATCATCAAGGTGGAAGCTGTCCAGAACATTCTGGACATCTGCCGGGCCATGTCCTTGTGGCCCATGACCTTCGGCCTTGCCTGCTGCGCCATTGAGATGATGGCCGTCGGCATGGCCCGCTTCGACATCTCCCGGTTCGGGGCCGAGGTCTTCCGCCCGTCCCCGCGCCAGTCCGACCTCATGATCGTGGCCGGCACCGTGACCAAGAAGATGGCTCCGGCCGTGGTCCGCCTCTACGAGCAGATGCCCGCGCCCAAGTACGTCATGGCGCTCGGCAACTGCGCCATTTCCGGCGGCCCCTTCCGGTTCAAGGGCCAGTACGGCATCGTGGAGGGCGTGGACAACCTCATCCCGGTGGACGTCTACGTCCCGGGCTGCCCGCCCCGCCCCGAGGGCCTGCTCGAAGGCCTGTTCGAAATCCAGAAGAAGATGACCGGCCGCCGCTGGTGGCCGAATCCGGTGCAGGGAGGCGGCAAATGA
- a CDS encoding NuoM family protein, producing the protein MDYGYPVLSSLVVFPLLAAAGLFIIRGETVVRGYTLAASIFEIILAIPLANYTFNADFQFVERISWVSRWGLEYHLAVDGISILMIWLTLFTLPLCVLCSWTYISKRIKEFHFCLLFMTAACVGVFTAMDLVLFYVFWEAMLIPMYLLIAVWGGDDRKYASIKFFLYTLAGSTLLLVAIVAFRIEGGTFSIPALMQQTFSFRFQFWCFLAMALAFAIKVPMFPFHTWLPAAHVQAPSAGSVILAAILLKMGTYGFLRFCLPLTPAASEYFAPMMIAISIASILYGGAVALGQSDIKKLIAYSSVGHMGFVTLGIFLFNQRGVEGALFQMLNHGIVTGGLFMMIGTVYERSHSRDIGKNLGLGKYMPAFMFFWGLYSLASFGFPGTNGFVGEALVFIGAFQHSLLVGFLIVPGALLAAAYMFRVGLKLAWGEPSSAKSWRDLRSREWIYLLIPAVLVFYIGLAPGVFLKMIDPSIEKLLADYHSRKQVAQVQTEQPMQTAARELMNGIVEAKN; encoded by the coding sequence TTGGACTACGGCTATCCGGTTCTGAGCAGTCTGGTCGTCTTCCCGCTTCTGGCCGCCGCGGGCCTGTTCATCATCCGCGGCGAGACGGTTGTGCGGGGATACACATTGGCCGCCTCCATCTTCGAGATCATCCTGGCGATCCCGCTGGCGAACTATACGTTCAACGCGGACTTCCAGTTCGTGGAGCGGATCTCCTGGGTTTCCCGCTGGGGGCTCGAGTACCACCTGGCGGTGGATGGCATCAGCATCCTCATGATCTGGCTGACGCTCTTCACCCTGCCTTTGTGCGTGCTCTGCTCGTGGACCTACATCTCCAAGCGGATCAAGGAATTCCACTTCTGCCTGCTGTTCATGACCGCGGCCTGCGTGGGCGTGTTCACGGCGATGGACCTGGTGCTCTTCTATGTCTTCTGGGAGGCCATGCTCATCCCCATGTACCTGCTCATCGCGGTCTGGGGCGGTGACGACCGGAAGTACGCCTCGATCAAGTTCTTCCTCTACACGCTGGCCGGATCGACGCTCCTTCTGGTGGCCATCGTGGCCTTCCGCATCGAGGGCGGCACCTTCTCCATCCCGGCCCTGATGCAGCAGACCTTCAGCTTCCGCTTCCAGTTCTGGTGCTTCCTGGCCATGGCCCTGGCCTTCGCCATCAAGGTGCCCATGTTCCCGTTCCACACCTGGCTTCCGGCGGCGCACGTGCAGGCCCCCTCGGCCGGTTCGGTCATCCTGGCGGCCATCCTGCTCAAGATGGGAACATACGGCTTCCTGCGCTTCTGCCTGCCCCTGACTCCGGCGGCCAGCGAGTACTTCGCGCCGATGATGATCGCCATCTCCATCGCCTCCATCCTCTACGGCGGCGCGGTGGCCCTGGGCCAGTCGGACATCAAGAAGCTGATCGCCTACTCCTCGGTGGGCCACATGGGCTTCGTCACCCTGGGCATCTTCCTCTTCAACCAGCGCGGCGTCGAGGGAGCCCTGTTCCAGATGCTCAACCACGGCATCGTCACCGGCGGGCTGTTCATGATGATCGGCACGGTCTACGAGCGCAGCCACAGCCGGGACATCGGGAAGAACCTGGGCCTGGGCAAGTACATGCCGGCCTTCATGTTCTTCTGGGGCCTGTATTCCCTGGCCTCCTTCGGCTTCCCCGGCACCAACGGGTTCGTGGGCGAGGCCCTGGTCTTCATCGGCGCCTTCCAGCACAGCCTGCTGGTCGGCTTCCTCATCGTGCCCGGCGCGCTCCTGGCGGCGGCCTACATGTTCCGCGTCGGCCTCAAGCTGGCCTGGGGCGAGCCGTCCTCGGCCAAGTCCTGGCGCGACCTGCGCTCCCGCGAGTGGATCTACCTGCTCATCCCGGCCGTGCTGGTCTTCTACATCGGCCTGGCCCCTGGAGTGTTCCTCAAGATGATCGACCCCTCCATCGAGAAGCTGCTGGCCGACTACCACTCGCGCAAGCAGGTGGCCCAGGTCCAGACGGAGCAACCGATGCAAACCGCTGCCCGCGAGCTGATGAACGGCATCGTGGAAGCGAAGAACTAG
- a CDS encoding NADH-quinone oxidoreductase subunit D: MRNEKLDLVTGDFYTQNFQKGARENTLILNLGPQHPSTHGVLRVLMEMDGEYVVRAEPVLGYLHRMHEKMAEVKTLVQYMPNMGRVDYGHPLAWNWAFAGAAERLGGIEVPERAEFVRVISTELNRITSHLLWWGAYILDLGAFTPIMYAFDDREQLLDMLQILTGSRLTYSSFRIGGVCADINDKFIELCKAFIPYMRTRLPMYKALVTDNIILRKRVEEIGFFDQDMIRRYGATGPVARGSGIDYDVRRAEPYSVYDRFDWQAPVYQKGDAMARYLVRLDEIEQSMRIVEQALAQLPEGKIMVDKAPKYTWKAPKGEACFAVEGGRGKIVVHIVSDGGKMPYKIKLRAPGFSNLSLFAEASQGTLLADAVAILGSLDLIIPEIDR; encoded by the coding sequence ATGCGTAACGAAAAACTGGATCTGGTGACGGGTGATTTCTACACCCAGAATTTCCAGAAGGGCGCCCGCGAGAACACGCTCATCCTGAACCTCGGTCCCCAGCACCCGTCCACCCACGGCGTGCTCCGGGTCCTGATGGAGATGGACGGCGAGTATGTCGTGCGGGCCGAACCGGTGCTCGGCTACCTGCACCGGATGCACGAGAAGATGGCCGAGGTGAAGACCCTGGTCCAGTACATGCCCAACATGGGCCGCGTGGACTACGGTCATCCCCTGGCCTGGAACTGGGCCTTCGCCGGGGCCGCCGAGCGCCTGGGCGGCATCGAGGTGCCCGAGCGGGCCGAGTTCGTCCGGGTCATCTCCACGGAGCTCAACCGCATCACCTCGCACCTGCTCTGGTGGGGCGCGTACATCCTGGACCTCGGCGCGTTCACCCCGATCATGTACGCCTTCGACGACCGCGAACAGCTCCTGGACATGCTCCAGATCCTCACCGGTTCGCGGCTGACCTACAGTTCCTTCCGCATCGGCGGCGTCTGCGCGGACATCAATGACAAGTTCATCGAGCTCTGCAAGGCATTCATCCCCTACATGCGCACCCGGCTGCCCATGTACAAGGCGCTCGTCACCGACAACATCATCCTGCGCAAGCGCGTCGAGGAGATCGGCTTCTTCGACCAGGACATGATCCGCCGCTACGGCGCCACCGGCCCGGTGGCCCGCGGCTCGGGCATCGACTACGACGTGCGCCGGGCCGAGCCGTACTCCGTGTACGACCGCTTCGACTGGCAGGCGCCGGTGTACCAGAAGGGCGACGCCATGGCCCGCTACCTGGTGCGCCTGGACGAGATTGAGCAGAGCATGCGCATCGTGGAGCAGGCCCTGGCCCAGCTCCCCGAGGGCAAGATCATGGTGGACAAGGCGCCCAAGTACACCTGGAAGGCGCCCAAGGGCGAGGCCTGCTTCGCGGTCGAGGGCGGGCGCGGCAAGATCGTCGTGCACATCGTCAGCGACGGCGGCAAGATGCCCTACAAGATCAAGCTGCGGGCTCCGGGCTTCTCCAACCTGAGCCTGTTCGCCGAAGCCTCCCAGGGCACGCTGCTGGCCGATGCCGTGGCCATTCTCGGCAGCCTGGACCTGATCATTCCCGAGATCGACAGGTAG
- a CDS encoding 4Fe-4S dicluster domain-containing protein, whose product MNPIKKFFRSIADLWSLIVGLQVTGKYFCQKHVTVHYPRKEIDPEINKTYRGHIELVAGPKDPAKPKCISCLMCVTACPSGCITVVKSKPPKLTPEEEQAIKDAEARGEKVKKPSAPKEPAQWKYDFSLCSLCGTCIEACAVDSIRFSNELYVVGTSRNDFKYDLLARLRSQAEKSGHQAESKPEAETKEA is encoded by the coding sequence ATGAACCCCATCAAGAAATTCTTCCGGTCCATCGCCGATCTCTGGAGCCTCATCGTGGGTCTTCAGGTCACCGGCAAGTACTTCTGCCAGAAGCACGTGACCGTGCATTATCCGCGCAAGGAGATCGACCCGGAGATCAACAAGACCTATCGCGGTCACATCGAGTTGGTGGCCGGCCCCAAGGACCCCGCCAAGCCCAAGTGCATCTCCTGCCTGATGTGCGTCACGGCCTGTCCGAGCGGCTGCATCACGGTGGTCAAGTCCAAGCCGCCCAAGCTCACCCCCGAGGAGGAGCAGGCCATCAAGGACGCCGAGGCGCGCGGCGAGAAGGTCAAGAAGCCGTCCGCCCCCAAGGAGCCGGCCCAGTGGAAGTACGACTTCAGCCTGTGCAGCCTCTGCGGCACCTGCATCGAGGCCTGCGCCGTGGATTCCATCCGGTTCTCCAATGAGTTGTATGTGGTCGGCACCAGCAGGAACGACTTCAAGTACGACCTGCTGGCCCGGCTCAGGAGCCAGGCCGAGAAGAGCGGCCACCAGGCCGAGTCCAAGCCCGAAGCCGAGACCAAAGAGGCGTAA
- a CDS encoding NADH-quinone oxidoreductase subunit A: MVFNWLHLAIILFLVVGILFAGGPLILASLVSPRARGGDIGMPYECGMRPFGSSWTKFGVNYYVYALIFLAFDVDVLYLFPVAVQYHLAEGWIAFVKVFIFLAFLGLSIVYFWAKGVFTWPHKIRL; the protein is encoded by the coding sequence ATGGTCTTTAATTGGCTGCATCTTGCCATTATCTTGTTCTTGGTCGTCGGCATTCTCTTTGCCGGAGGCCCCTTGATCCTGGCGTCCCTCGTTTCCCCGAGGGCTCGCGGGGGCGACATCGGCATGCCGTATGAATGCGGCATGCGGCCGTTCGGCAGCTCCTGGACCAAGTTCGGCGTCAACTACTACGTCTATGCACTCATCTTCCTGGCCTTCGACGTGGACGTTCTCTACCTCTTCCCCGTGGCCGTGCAGTATCATCTGGCCGAGGGCTGGATCGCCTTCGTCAAGGTCTTCATCTTCCTGGCCTTCCTTGGTCTTTCCATCGTCTATTTCTGGGCAAAAGGGGTGTTCACATGGCCGCACAAGATTCGGCTGTAG
- a CDS encoding Na(+)/H(+) antiporter subunit D, producing the protein MATSSFIHPALGFLALALILPVLPGRQWKWLLLLPPVIAIWSIFTVEPGVYGMVPYLGQQMIWGRVDKLSIVFAQVFAIMSLIGMFYALHVEDKAQHIAASLYVAGGFGCVFAGDYLTVFLFWELMSLGSTFLVFLNRTRESVLAAFRYFLYHTVGGLFLLGGMLLRYKATGTFAFEHILPTGAAYYDWLILIGFCVNAAVVPLHAWLPDAYPRGTVTGSVFMCAFTTKTAVYVLARGFAGWEVLAVAGTVMAVYGVLYACIENNARRILSYHIVSQVGYMVAGIGIGTAMTLNGAVAHAYAHILYKGLLFMGTGCLLYAAGTAKLDKLGGLVARLPWVMILYMVAALSISGMPLFNGFISKTMTITGAAEAHRTILALGLEIAAVGTFISVGIKLPYFAFWGRKPTNWEMKLKPIPWNMYAGMALAAGLCIAQGLYPEMLYRYLPYHVEHAYVPWTAWHVLQALLLLGFSGLAFYFMRGIITPHAKLNLDLDYFYRLIGRGVLRLVCRPVAWVDDRWTEVYRTGGLRGLLLLAAGTVWFDKKGIDTVVDGSAYTVRNIGRAGAKVQNGNLQDYLALAAVLALCVFGLVWYFG; encoded by the coding sequence ATGGCGACATCTAGCTTCATCCATCCCGCGCTGGGCTTCCTGGCCCTGGCCCTGATCCTGCCGGTCCTGCCCGGACGGCAGTGGAAGTGGCTCCTGCTCCTTCCGCCGGTCATCGCCATCTGGAGCATCTTCACCGTGGAGCCGGGCGTCTACGGCATGGTGCCCTATCTGGGCCAGCAGATGATCTGGGGCCGGGTGGACAAACTCTCCATCGTCTTCGCCCAGGTCTTCGCCATCATGTCGCTCATCGGCATGTTTTACGCCCTGCACGTGGAGGACAAGGCCCAGCACATCGCGGCCTCGCTCTACGTGGCGGGTGGGTTCGGCTGCGTCTTCGCGGGCGACTACCTGACCGTGTTCCTCTTCTGGGAACTCATGAGCCTCGGCTCCACGTTCCTGGTCTTCCTGAACCGCACCCGCGAGTCCGTGCTGGCCGCCTTCCGGTACTTCCTGTACCACACCGTCGGCGGCCTGTTCCTCCTTGGCGGCATGCTCCTGCGCTACAAGGCCACGGGCACGTTCGCCTTCGAGCACATCCTGCCCACGGGCGCGGCCTACTACGACTGGCTCATCCTCATCGGCTTCTGCGTGAACGCCGCCGTTGTCCCCCTGCACGCCTGGCTGCCCGACGCCTACCCCCGCGGCACCGTCACCGGCTCGGTGTTCATGTGCGCCTTCACCACCAAGACGGCGGTCTACGTCCTGGCGCGCGGCTTCGCGGGCTGGGAGGTCCTGGCCGTGGCCGGAACGGTGATGGCGGTCTACGGCGTGCTCTACGCCTGCATCGAGAACAACGCCCGGCGCATCCTGTCCTACCACATCGTCTCCCAGGTCGGATACATGGTGGCGGGCATCGGCATCGGCACGGCCATGACGCTCAACGGCGCGGTGGCCCACGCCTATGCCCACATCCTGTACAAGGGCCTGCTGTTCATGGGCACCGGCTGCCTGCTCTACGCCGCCGGAACGGCCAAGCTGGACAAGCTGGGCGGCCTGGTGGCGCGCCTGCCCTGGGTCATGATCCTTTACATGGTGGCGGCCCTCTCGATCTCGGGCATGCCGCTCTTCAACGGCTTCATCTCCAAGACCATGACCATCACGGGCGCCGCCGAGGCGCACCGGACCATCCTGGCCCTGGGTCTGGAGATCGCCGCGGTGGGTACGTTCATCTCGGTGGGCATCAAGCTGCCGTACTTCGCCTTCTGGGGCCGCAAGCCCACCAACTGGGAGATGAAGCTCAAGCCCATCCCGTGGAACATGTACGCGGGCATGGCCCTGGCCGCCGGCCTGTGCATCGCCCAGGGCCTCTACCCGGAGATGCTCTACCGCTACCTGCCGTACCACGTGGAGCACGCCTACGTGCCCTGGACCGCCTGGCACGTGCTCCAGGCGCTCCTGCTCCTCGGCTTCTCCGGGCTGGCCTTCTACTTCATGCGTGGGATCATCACGCCGCACGCGAAGCTCAACCTGGACCTCGACTACTTCTATCGGCTCATCGGCCGGGGCGTCCTGCGGCTCGTATGCCGCCCGGTGGCCTGGGTCGACGACCGCTGGACCGAGGTCTACCGGACCGGCGGCCTGCGCGGCCTGCTGCTTCTGGCGGCCGGCACGGTCTGGTTCGACAAGAAGGGTATTGATACGGTGGTGGACGGCTCGGCCTACACGGTGCGCAACATCGGTCGCGCCGGGGCCAAGGTCCAGAACGGCAACCTCCAGGACTATCTGGCCCTGGCCGCCGTGCTGGCGCTGTGTGTGTTCGGACTGGTCTGGTACTTCGGTTAG
- the nuoH gene encoding NADH-quinone oxidoreductase subunit NuoH: MNGIATELIRIVVGLVAVAAFVGLNGLVLVYAERKGAGHFQRRPGPFEVGPHGVIQPIADALKLIGKQLFTPDNADPILFWMAPLLSFFPVLLMFVPLPFGPVLTVWEVDLGILLILAFAGFNVLALLLAGWASNNKYGLLGAGRAVAQSVAYEIPLLLCVLAIAFQTGTLNLSTIVGQQGSWPWQWNIVTQPLAFIIYLVSALGETNRAPFDLPEAESELTAGFHTEYSGMGFGMFFLAEYANMIVVCGVCTALFLGGWKGPGVDGFWWYLVKVYALLGAMIWFRWTYPRIRFDQLLNINWKWLLPLATLNLLGTAFLMKVF, from the coding sequence ATGAACGGAATCGCCACAGAACTCATCCGCATCGTCGTGGGCCTGGTGGCCGTGGCCGCCTTCGTGGGCCTCAACGGCCTCGTGCTGGTTTACGCCGAACGCAAGGGCGCGGGCCACTTCCAGCGCCGCCCCGGCCCCTTCGAGGTCGGTCCGCACGGCGTGATCCAGCCCATCGCCGACGCGCTCAAGCTCATCGGCAAGCAGCTCTTCACCCCGGACAACGCGGATCCGATCCTCTTCTGGATGGCCCCGCTGCTGTCCTTCTTCCCGGTCCTGCTCATGTTCGTGCCCCTGCCCTTCGGGCCGGTGCTCACGGTCTGGGAAGTGGACCTGGGCATCCTGCTCATCCTGGCCTTCGCGGGCTTCAACGTCCTGGCCCTGCTTCTGGCGGGCTGGGCCTCGAACAACAAGTACGGCCTCCTGGGCGCCGGCCGCGCCGTGGCCCAGTCCGTGGCCTACGAGATCCCGCTGCTCCTGTGCGTGCTGGCCATCGCCTTCCAGACCGGCACCCTGAACCTCTCGACCATCGTGGGCCAGCAGGGCTCCTGGCCCTGGCAGTGGAACATCGTCACCCAGCCCCTGGCCTTCATCATCTATCTGGTGAGCGCCCTGGGCGAGACGAACCGCGCGCCCTTCGACCTTCCCGAGGCCGAGTCCGAGCTGACCGCCGGTTTCCACACCGAGTACTCGGGCATGGGCTTCGGCATGTTCTTCCTGGCGGAATACGCCAACATGATCGTGGTCTGCGGCGTCTGCACGGCGCTCTTCCTGGGCGGCTGGAAGGGCCCGGGCGTGGACGGCTTCTGGTGGTACCTGGTCAAGGTCTACGCCCTGCTGGGCGCCATGATCTGGTTCCGCTGGACCTATCCCCGCATCCGCTTCGACCAGCTGTTGAACATCAACTGGAAGTGGCTCTTGCCCTTGGCGACGCTCAACCTGCTGGGCACCGCCTTCCTCATGAAGGTCTTCTAG
- a CDS encoding NADH-quinone oxidoreductase subunit J, translating into MEVLAKVAFAVYALIILGGAVLAVGSSSLVRALVGLVVTLFGVAGMYLLLNTPFMAFMQLLIYVGAVCVLIFFAVMLTRAHGEGEEAEPAPVKQYLYALLAGLAPAAILSWLLMKHPAASKAVPLEVPIVELGKGLLEQYFLAFELISVVLLVAMSGAVLLAWERREKR; encoded by the coding sequence ATGGAAGTGTTGGCGAAAGTCGCGTTCGCGGTCTACGCCCTGATCATTCTGGGCGGAGCCGTACTGGCCGTGGGCAGCAGCAGCCTCGTGCGGGCCCTGGTGGGCCTCGTCGTCACGCTCTTCGGCGTGGCGGGCATGTACCTGCTGTTGAACACCCCCTTCATGGCCTTCATGCAGCTGCTCATCTACGTGGGCGCGGTCTGCGTGCTCATCTTCTTCGCCGTGATGCTCACCCGGGCGCACGGCGAGGGCGAGGAAGCCGAACCCGCTCCGGTGAAGCAGTACCTCTATGCGCTGCTGGCCGGTCTGGCCCCGGCGGCGATCCTGTCCTGGCTGCTCATGAAGCACCCGGCCGCCTCCAAGGCCGTGCCGCTGGAGGTGCCCATCGTCGAGCTGGGCAAGGGCCTCCTGGAGCAGTACTTCCTGGCCTTTGAACTCATTTCCGTGGTGCTCCTGGTGGCCATGTCCGGGGCCGTGCTCCTGGCCTGGGAGAGGAGGGAGAAGAGATGA
- the nuoK gene encoding NADH-quinone oxidoreductase subunit NuoK, giving the protein MSALTLYQLVALMLLVAGLYGIVQRRSLVGMLIAVELMLNGAGLSIVAAAQLTEANAVLGQLGTLLVMGLAAAEATLALAIIVVVSRRFGTTKTSAVSSLKE; this is encoded by the coding sequence ATGAGCGCCCTGACGCTGTATCAACTGGTGGCCCTCATGCTCCTGGTGGCCGGCCTGTACGGCATCGTCCAGCGCCGGAGCCTGGTGGGCATGCTCATCGCGGTGGAGCTCATGCTCAACGGCGCGGGCCTGTCCATCGTGGCGGCGGCCCAGCTCACCGAGGCCAACGCGGTCCTGGGACAGCTCGGGACGCTCCTGGTCATGGGTTTGGCGGCGGCCGAGGCCACCCTGGCCCTGGCCATCATCGTAGTGGTTTCGCGCCGCTTCGGCACGACCAAAACCAGCGCAGTCTCCAGCCTGAAGGAATAG